In Mytilus edulis chromosome 6, xbMytEdul2.2, whole genome shotgun sequence, the following proteins share a genomic window:
- the LOC139528089 gene encoding uncharacterized protein, which produces MLFTFLYIVSSVVIFNKAQGDCGGKSDIIFAIPGNADIPGEEFFPFERFLTMLTDYFQIDRDNVNVGLILYGREAVAISWPQPMKDQTQTNTRISLLAQRELYNGKLKGAADVKAALYLMRQMFRNPSGYPLVLPRPDTKQIGVMFTYGSVQADMIPDVIAATKQFKEAGIDMYSVGRMPNGEWFPEIASHKCNVFSMESYSEGLRGLLPYIGSSICTAIEDVVNVTADNCFPKFWKPSPNPPVICPSLNAIFQDPYNCAYLFKCDLNIPARERCPTGMLFDNSIKACNHKDAVPCYSMITCPSHMGLFPHPETCKKFLNCFDNIPYVQKCPRDLYFNNETKICEEEYKVNCIFH; this is translated from the exons ATGTTGTTTACTTTCTTATATATTGTCTCTTCTGTGGTTATATTCAACAAAGCACAAG gcgATTGTGGAGGGAAGTCAGATATAATATTTGCTATTCCTGGGAACGCAGACATTCCGGGGGAAGAATTCTTTCCGTTTGAACGATTTTTAACCATGCTTACAGATTATTTTCAAATCGACAGAGATAATGTAAATGTTGGTCTGATATTATACGGTAGAGAAGCTGTTGCAATCAGTTGGCCGCAACCAATGAAGGACCAAACACAAACGAATACCAGAATAAGCCTTCTTGCGCAAAGAGAATTATACAATGGAAAACTAAAAGGAGCAGCAGATGTCAAAGCGGCACTTTACTTAATGCGACAAATGTTCAGAAATCCATCCGGTTATCCTCTGGTACTACCTAGACCCGACACCAAACAAATTGGAGTAATGTTCACCTATGGCTCAGTTCAGGCAGATATGATCCCCGATGTCATTGCAGCTACAAAACAGTTTAAGGAAGCTGGAATCGACATGTATTCAGTTGGACGGATGCCAAATGGTGAATGGTTTCCTGAGATAGCCtctcataaatgtaatgttttctCAATGGAAAGTTACTCGGAAGGTCTAAGAGGTCTTCTCCCTTATATCGGGAGCAGTATATGCACAG CAATAGAAGATGTTGTAAATGTCACAGCTGATAATTGTTTTCCAA aattttggAAGCCAAGTCCAAACCCGCCAGTTATTTGTCCGTCCTTGAATGCAATATTTCAGGATCCTTATAATTGTGCTTATCTATTCAAATGCGATTTGAATATTCCTGCGCGTGAAAGATGCCCAACAGGGATGCTCTTTGATAACTCAATTAAAGCTTGCAATCACAAAGATGCAGTTCCATGTTACTCAATGATCACGTGTCCAAGTCACATGGGTTTGTTTCCGCATCCAGAAACATGCAAAAAATTCTTGAATTGTTTCGACAATATTCCATATGTGCAAAAGTGTCCACGTGACCTGTATTTTAACAATGAAACCAAAATCTGCGAAGAAGAGTATAAAGTTAATTGCATATTTCACTGA